The following coding sequences are from one Leptolyngbya sp. NIES-3755 window:
- a CDS encoding anthranilate synthase, component I (similar to AA sequence:cyanobase_aa:LBDG_32790), with the protein MIFPDFSQFTELAQQGNFVPVYQEWVADLDTPVSAWYRVCDGQPYSFLLESVEGGETVGRYSFLGCDPLWTLEARGDRTTQTQRDGTEKVFEGDPFAALSECLAPYHPVKLPELPPGIGGLFGFWGYELIKWIEPRVPIHEATEDDLPDGLWMQIDQVLIFDQVKRKIWAIAYADLRDPNTNLEAAYQQACDRVTQLVNKLQSPLPEKTRLLSWQPNNSSSIAWTSNTKKEDYCKNVETAKAHIKAGDIFQVVISQQLNSEFVGEPFALYRSLRLINPSPYMAYFHFNNWQIIGSSPEVLVKAERLNPTEPKIATVRPIAGTRKRGKTHAEDLALEQDLLNDPKEVAEHVMLVDLGRNDLGRVCINGTVKVDELMVIERYSHVMHIVSNVVGQLSPDKTAWDLLKAGFPAGTVSGAPKIRAMEIVHDLEPCRRGVYSGAYGYYDFEGQLNSAIAIRTMVVRDQGNGKHRVQVQAGAGLVADSVPESEYQETLNKARGLLEAIRCLQS; encoded by the coding sequence CGCGTTTGTGATGGGCAACCGTATAGTTTTTTGCTGGAATCGGTTGAGGGCGGAGAAACAGTCGGACGATATAGCTTTTTAGGATGCGATCCGCTGTGGACTCTCGAAGCAAGAGGCGATCGTACAACTCAAACGCAGCGTGACGGAACTGAGAAAGTCTTTGAGGGCGATCCGTTTGCAGCTTTGTCCGAATGTTTAGCGCCGTATCATCCCGTAAAACTGCCAGAATTGCCGCCTGGAATCGGTGGACTGTTTGGGTTTTGGGGATATGAGCTAATTAAATGGATCGAGCCGCGTGTCCCGATTCACGAGGCAACAGAAGACGATTTGCCGGATGGACTGTGGATGCAAATCGATCAGGTGTTGATCTTTGATCAGGTGAAGCGGAAAATTTGGGCGATCGCTTATGCTGATTTGCGCGATCCGAATACCAATCTAGAAGCGGCTTACCAACAAGCTTGCGATCGCGTCACTCAATTAGTGAATAAACTCCAATCTCCACTGCCTGAAAAAACGCGATTGTTATCTTGGCAGCCGAATAACAGTTCGTCGATCGCTTGGACAAGTAATACGAAGAAAGAAGACTACTGTAAGAATGTTGAAACTGCGAAAGCTCACATCAAAGCGGGTGACATCTTCCAGGTCGTGATTTCTCAGCAGTTGAATTCGGAATTTGTGGGAGAACCGTTTGCATTGTATCGATCGCTGAGATTGATCAATCCTTCACCGTACATGGCGTATTTCCACTTCAACAATTGGCAAATCATCGGATCGAGTCCAGAAGTTTTAGTCAAAGCAGAACGACTGAATCCGACAGAGCCAAAAATTGCCACGGTTCGCCCGATCGCTGGAACTCGCAAACGTGGAAAAACTCATGCGGAAGATCTCGCTTTAGAACAAGACTTGCTGAATGATCCAAAAGAAGTGGCAGAACACGTCATGTTAGTTGACTTAGGACGCAACGATTTAGGGCGCGTTTGCATCAATGGAACTGTAAAAGTCGATGAACTAATGGTGATCGAACGTTACTCTCACGTGATGCACATTGTGAGTAATGTTGTCGGACAGCTATCACCCGATAAAACCGCTTGGGACTTGCTCAAAGCAGGATTTCCAGCGGGAACAGTGAGCGGTGCACCCAAGATTCGAGCGATGGAAATTGTTCACGATCTCGAACCTTGTCGGCGCGGCGTTTATTCTGGTGCTTACGGATACTATGACTTTGAAGGGCAATTGAATAGCGCGATCGCGATTCGTACAATGGTTGTCCGCGATCAAGGCAATGGAAAACATCGCGTTCAAGTGCAGGCGGGTGCAGGATTAGTTGCAGATTCTGTGCCAGAGAGTGAATATCAGGAAACGCTGAATAAAGCGCGAGGATTGCTGGAAGCGATTCGATGTTTGCAGAGTTAA
- a CDS encoding hypothetical protein (hypothetical protein MC7420_6895;~similar to AA sequence:cyanobase_aa:LBDG_47180), translating to MATSSTSEAIEALAAEIGESVYIDVAKWHLYLNDAHLHTVLAERLFPLVSSGKTIQEDEVLKVVQGIPVKLGGGKREVPLLDLLPMQCQVNLIDTLEEFQRNL from the coding sequence ATGGCTACCTCTAGTACTTCAGAAGCGATCGAGGCTTTGGCGGCGGAGATCGGGGAATCGGTTTATATTGATGTCGCAAAATGGCATCTCTATCTCAATGATGCTCATCTGCATACGGTGTTGGCTGAGCGTCTGTTTCCGTTAGTTTCGAGTGGCAAAACGATTCAGGAAGACGAAGTTCTGAAAGTTGTGCAGGGCATTCCGGTGAAGTTGGGTGGTGGGAAGCGCGAAGTTCCTCTGCTCGATTTGTTGCCGATGCAGTGTCAGGTGAATTTGATCGATACGTTGGAGGAGTTCCAGCGGAATTTGTAG
- a CDS encoding hypothetical protein (hypothetical protein MC7420_6912;~similar to AA sequence:cyanobase_aa:LBDG_47190): MPPRWSRIPDRKDADFRKLDDRMTFATHVALFAASNSGIWFFRILQKADWDWSIWVTGGWLAVLMAHAIYIFAIADYSEPVAATPAKATGFKPKEKPSKSTKR, translated from the coding sequence ATGCCTCCTCGTTGGTCTCGAATTCCCGATCGTAAAGATGCAGACTTTCGCAAACTCGACGATCGAATGACTTTCGCTACTCATGTCGCTCTGTTTGCTGCGAGTAATTCGGGGATCTGGTTTTTCCGCATCCTGCAAAAAGCGGATTGGGATTGGTCGATCTGGGTCACGGGTGGATGGCTCGCGGTCTTGATGGCTCATGCGATTTATATTTTTGCGATCGCGGACTATTCTGAACCTGTTGCTGCGACCCCTGCAAAAGCCACCGGATTCAAACCGAAAGAAAAACCATCAAAATCAACCAAGAGGTAG
- a CDS encoding PAS/PAC sensor hybrid histidine kinase (similar to AA sequence:cyanobase_aa:Ava_4343), which yields MVSQPSSLDSPAIHVLLVEDNPDDAVLIRRTFLRAGRDHWKLAQVERLEEAISICKEYKAQAGQNFDVILLDLRLPDSSGLETVLKFRRAIPDIPIVVVTAIDDDDLALASIRAGVQDYLSKEDITIQQLLRSVRFAIERSAALTQT from the coding sequence ATGGTTTCTCAACCAAGTTCACTTGATTCGCCTGCGATTCATGTGCTTTTAGTCGAAGACAATCCAGATGATGCTGTTTTAATTCGCAGAACGTTCTTACGTGCAGGACGAGATCATTGGAAACTCGCACAGGTTGAACGATTAGAGGAAGCAATCTCAATCTGCAAAGAATACAAAGCGCAGGCAGGTCAAAACTTTGATGTGATTTTGCTCGATTTGCGTTTGCCAGATTCTTCTGGATTAGAAACGGTGCTGAAATTTCGTCGGGCAATTCCGGATATTCCAATCGTGGTGGTGACTGCGATCGACGATGACGATCTGGCACTGGCATCGATTCGAGCAGGAGTTCAGGATTATTTGAGCAAAGAAGATATTACGATTCAACAATTACTCCGATCGGTCCGATTCGCGATCGAGCGGAGTGCTGCTTTGACCCAAACTTAG
- a CDS encoding PadR family transcriptional regulator (similar to AA sequence:cyanobase_aa:LBDG_07970), translating to MNAQRLTFEDIYRFFQTPQPIFLNQELTVCYLMSILVESESYGTELVQNLRQNYPNYRLSDTILQSSLRFLEKQNIITSYWKKPEKRGRPRRMYQLCPEARSRAEEFAQFWRDYVQTNPIHRLTSEPSPVA from the coding sequence ATGAATGCTCAACGCTTGACTTTTGAAGATATCTATCGGTTTTTCCAAACCCCCCAACCGATTTTTCTCAATCAAGAACTGACGGTGTGTTATCTGATGTCGATTCTGGTCGAGTCAGAATCTTACGGGACAGAACTGGTGCAGAATCTGAGACAGAACTATCCGAACTATCGGCTGTCAGATACGATCTTGCAGAGTTCGCTGCGGTTCTTGGAGAAGCAAAACATTATTACGAGCTATTGGAAAAAACCAGAAAAGCGAGGTCGTCCGCGTCGAATGTATCAGCTTTGTCCAGAAGCGCGATCGAGAGCGGAGGAGTTTGCCCAATTCTGGCGCGATTATGTCCAAACTAATCCGATTCACCGCTTGACTTCTGAACCGAGTCCAGTGGCATAA
- a CDS encoding S-layer protein (similar to AA sequence:cyanobase_aa:LBDG_02340), with protein sequence MKAVAAKFPTWKETMMFNLKKLQSGTALALTLGVTATGAAPIVFAKEALAAPAPMQLAQLFPSQPTQTTGAVRIPAGTTLRLAYRDAEKIVVAPNERLPITLTVPNNIRTSNGRLLIPAGTQVKGAFEPTNGGTRFVAESLILSNGQQLAIDAQTDVVSRTEEIRRGVSTDAILKGAAIGSGAAAIISGVTGNRRITLGRVLIGTGVGALGGLLLGRNRNQVLSVNQSDLNLRLNSSLAVNPF encoded by the coding sequence ATGAAAGCTGTCGCCGCTAAATTTCCGACTTGGAAGGAAACCATGATGTTCAACCTGAAAAAGCTACAGTCTGGGACTGCGCTTGCCTTAACTCTGGGTGTCACCGCTACCGGAGCTGCACCGATCGTATTTGCAAAAGAGGCACTTGCGGCTCCCGCTCCGATGCAACTCGCGCAGCTTTTCCCCTCTCAACCGACTCAAACCACTGGAGCCGTCCGAATTCCGGCTGGAACGACCCTTCGATTGGCGTATCGGGATGCTGAGAAAATCGTCGTCGCTCCAAACGAACGGCTTCCGATCACGCTCACCGTTCCCAACAACATCCGCACCTCGAACGGTAGACTCTTGATTCCCGCAGGTACTCAAGTGAAGGGTGCATTCGAGCCTACGAATGGTGGAACTCGCTTTGTGGCGGAATCGCTGATTTTGAGCAATGGACAGCAACTCGCGATCGATGCTCAAACCGATGTTGTGAGTCGGACTGAGGAAATTCGTCGGGGTGTCAGCACTGATGCCATTCTCAAAGGAGCCGCGATCGGGTCAGGTGCAGCCGCGATTATTTCCGGTGTCACTGGAAATCGTCGGATCACCTTGGGTCGTGTCTTGATCGGAACAGGCGTGGGCGCTTTAGGTGGCTTGCTGCTTGGACGTAACCGCAACCAGGTTCTTTCCGTGAATCAATCGGATCTGAACTTGCGACTCAACTCTTCGTTGGCGGTTAACCCGTTCTAG
- a CDS encoding aspartyl/glutamyl-tRNA(Asn/Gln) amidotransferase subunit C (similar to AA sequence:cyanobase_aa:LBDG_19230), whose translation MIDREQVQKVAHLARLQLTPEEEEQFTTQLNNILDYFDQLSELDVSEVQPTTRAIDVSNVVRPDHHQPYSNRESILEGAPDRDGEFFKVPKIVTG comes from the coding sequence ATGATCGATCGCGAACAAGTGCAAAAAGTGGCGCATCTTGCCCGACTGCAACTCACTCCCGAAGAAGAGGAGCAGTTCACCACGCAGCTAAACAATATTCTCGACTACTTTGATCAGTTGAGTGAGTTAGACGTGAGTGAAGTTCAGCCGACTACTCGTGCGATCGATGTCAGTAACGTCGTGCGTCCCGATCATCATCAACCCTATTCAAATCGGGAATCGATCTTAGAAGGCGCACCCGATCGAGATGGCGAATTCTTCAAAGTGCCAAAAATCGTTACTGGCTAA
- a CDS encoding TPR repeat protein (similar to AA sequence:cyanobase_aa:LBDG_19240) encodes MPRSQRNDNFIDKSFTVMADIILKVFPASRKEKEAFAYYRDGMSAQADGEYAEALENYEEALKLEEDSNDRSYILYNMGLIYASNGEHQKALGLYEEALEENPRLPQALNNIAVIHHYLGEKAKEEGKDDEAEKLFDQAADYWKRAILQAPNNYIEAQNWLKTTGRSNIDVYF; translated from the coding sequence TCTCAACGCAACGACAACTTCATCGATAAAAGTTTTACTGTGATGGCAGACATTATTCTGAAGGTTTTCCCCGCCTCTCGTAAGGAGAAGGAAGCCTTTGCCTATTATCGAGATGGAATGTCAGCCCAGGCAGACGGTGAATACGCAGAAGCACTAGAGAACTACGAAGAAGCGCTCAAACTCGAAGAAGATTCCAACGATCGTAGTTACATCCTCTACAATATGGGCTTGATCTATGCCAGCAACGGCGAGCATCAAAAAGCGTTAGGTCTCTATGAAGAAGCTCTAGAAGAAAATCCTCGTCTGCCGCAAGCCTTAAACAACATCGCGGTGATTCATCACTATTTGGGCGAAAAAGCGAAAGAAGAAGGAAAAGACGACGAAGCCGAAAAACTGTTCGATCAAGCCGCAGACTATTGGAAACGGGCAATTCTGCAAGCTCCAAACAACTACATCGAAGCTCAGAACTGGTTAAAAACGACAGGTCGATCGAACATCGATGTATACTTCTAA